A single Dreissena polymorpha isolate Duluth1 chromosome 14, UMN_Dpol_1.0, whole genome shotgun sequence DNA region contains:
- the LOC127858022 gene encoding cytochrome P450 3A29-like, translating to MEVFMLTFTLWELLRTLLLLFLISVIYDWVQNILWKWKYNVKGYFPLPILGTLPFQLSNPTPDGERSRINRFGKIYGGSLGMINIINVCDIDILKKILVKDHADFQNRFTLPGVYEPPPSDATLLALKDSEWKRVRSILTPSFSAAKLKMMTTNINHVSEILARGLLENARSRSTIDPKDIYGCFTMDVIARTAFGIETNSYKNPDDPFIAHGKRVFSSPVFNPVIILMMIFPRLGPFLTRLLKYSMFFPTNSLEFFIDVSKQIIEQRKTDITTGRVDLLQLMLNSEHDVHKSLSVNEIVSQSFIVFVAGYETTATLLTYASYVLATNPDVQNTLQEEIDRHIPRDCKEIIYEKVMELPYLDQFIHETLRMYPPVTAMNRATSEDRDVQIDGYWFPKNTMISFNIYMIHHDENNYPEPEKFIPERFAPDAKWSRDPFAFMPFGQGPRNCIGMRLALLEAKIALVNCVRKVKFVATEETEVPLKLVTSEAFLRPVKPIKISVEAR from the exons CTACGACTGGGTACAAAATATACTGTGGAAGTGGAAATACAATGTGAAAGGATACTTTCCACTACCTATTTTAGGGACACTTCCGTTCCAGTTGTCAAAC CCAACACCAGATGGTGAACGCAGTCGAATTAACAGGTTCGGGAAGATTTATGG TGGCTCTCTTGGAATGATCAATATTATCAACGTGTGTGATATTGACATTTTGAAAAAGATCTTAGTCAAGGACCATGCGGACTTCCAGAACCGATTT ACATTGCCCGGGGTGTATGAACCGCCTCCTTCGGACGCCACACTTCTGGCATTAAAAGACTCAGAGTGGAAAAGAGTACGAAGCATACTTACGCCAAGCTTCAGTGCCGCAAAACTTAAGATG ATGACCACAAATATTAACCACGTCAGCGAAATCTTAGCGAGAGGTCTACTAGAAAATGCCCGTTCACGATCAACTATTGATCCCAAAGA CATATATGGTTGTTTTACAATGGACGTTATTGCTCGCACTGCTTTTGGGATTGAAACCAATTCGTACAAGAACCCGGATGATCCTTTCATTGCTCATGGGAAGCGTGTTTTCAGCAGTCCTGTCTTCAATCCTGTGATAATTCTCATGA TGATATTCCCTCGACTCGGACCATTTCTAACGAGGTTGTTAAAGTACAGCATGTTCTTCCCGACGAATTCTCTAGAATTCTTCATAGACGTCAGCAAGCAGATAATCGAGCAACGTAAAACTGATATCACG ACAGGCAGAGTTGATTTACTGCAACTAATGCTGAATTCAGAGCATGATGTCCATAAAA GTTTATCGGTAAATGAGATCGTGTCGCAGTCATTCATTGTGTTTGTCGCTGGTTACGAAACTACGGCCACTCTACTTACGTACGCCTCATATGTGCTAGCAACAAACCCTGACGTGCAAAATACCTTACAGGAGGAGATTGATAGACACATTCCCAGG GATTGTAAAGAAATCATATATGAGAAGGTCATGGAACTGCCGTACCTGGATCAGTTTATACACGAGACTCTCAGGATGTACCCTCCTGTTACAGC AATGAATCGAGCTACATCGGAAGATCGTGATGTCCAGATTGACGGCTACTGGTTCCCGAAAAACACAATGATCAGCTTCAATATCTACATGATACATCACGATGAGAATAACTACCCTGAGCCGGAGAAGTTCATCCCCGAGAG GTTTGCACCGGATGCAAAATGGTCTCGTGACCCATTTGCTTTCATGCCGTTCGGACAAGGACCTCGGAACTGCATTGGCATGAGACTTGCCTTGCTGGAAGCAAAGATTGCCTTGGTTAATTGTGTGCGGAAGGTCAAGTTTGTAGCGACCGAGGAAACAGAG GTGCCATTGAAGCTTGTAACAAGTGAAGCGTTCCTGCGGCCTGTGAAACCCATCAAAATTTCGGTTGAGGCTCGATAA